The following proteins are co-located in the Fluviicola sp. genome:
- a CDS encoding PfkB family carbohydrate kinase, translating to MSLLTVGSVAFDAIETPFGKTDKIVGGAGTFIALSASNFIKDQRIVSVVGDDFPQETLDLLRSKGVALEGLQIKQGEKTFFWSGRYHNDMNSRDTLVTELNVLGDFDPIIPDSYQGVEYLMLGNLSPQVQRQVIERLTKRPKLIAMDTMNFWMDIALDDLKQTLKLIDVLIINDEEARQLSGEYSLVKASRVIRAMGPKTLIIKKGEHGALLFQDDQVFFAPALPLEDVFDPTGAGDTFAGGFIGYIAATDDASFENMKRAIIAGSALASFCVEKFGTERLLEINHDEIEARIARFISLTNFEMSTVVG from the coding sequence ATGAGTCTATTGACAGTTGGTAGTGTGGCATTCGATGCTATTGAGACACCATTCGGAAAAACAGATAAGATTGTAGGTGGTGCAGGAACTTTTATTGCATTGTCTGCTTCAAACTTTATAAAGGATCAACGTATTGTTTCGGTGGTCGGAGATGATTTCCCGCAGGAAACGTTGGATCTTTTGCGTTCTAAAGGTGTTGCTTTGGAAGGATTGCAGATCAAGCAAGGTGAAAAAACCTTCTTTTGGTCGGGCCGCTACCACAACGATATGAACTCAAGAGATACCCTGGTGACCGAATTGAATGTATTGGGTGATTTTGATCCGATTATTCCGGATTCTTACCAGGGAGTTGAATACCTGATGTTGGGGAACTTAAGCCCGCAGGTACAGCGCCAGGTGATCGAGCGTTTGACAAAAAGACCGAAGCTGATCGCAATGGATACGATGAATTTCTGGATGGACATCGCGTTGGATGATTTGAAACAAACCTTGAAATTGATCGATGTATTGATCATTAACGATGAAGAAGCACGTCAATTGTCGGGAGAATATTCACTGGTAAAAGCAAGCCGTGTAATTCGTGCAATGGGTCCTAAGACTTTGATCATTAAAAAAGGAGAGCACGGAGCTTTGTTGTTCCAGGACGACCAGGTATTCTTCGCACCGGCTTTACCATTGGAAGATGTTTTCGATCCGACAGGAGCAGGAGATACATTTGCAGGAGGATTTATCGGTTACATCGCTGCAACGGATGATGCTTCTTTTGAAAATATGAAACGCGCAATTATTGCCGGTTCTGCTTTGGCGTCTTTCTGTGTGGAAAAATTCGGAACAGAACGCTTACTGGAAATTAATCACGATGAGATTGAAGCGCGAATTGCACGCTTTATTTCATTGACAAATTTCGAAATGTCAACTGTAGTTGGTTAA